Part of the Quercus robur chromosome 5, dhQueRobu3.1, whole genome shotgun sequence genome, GTGGAAAAAGCATCTTCGCGGGTCTAATGAAGCGGCTATTCCACAACCATCTGAAAACTCACAAATTTCTAATAAAAGATCATCTGTACATTATGATAGTGTTGATGGTGAAGATCAAACTCTTGTAAAAAAGAGAGTTGTGGAAGTGTGTGTTGCCTCAGCTCAATGCTCCATAGTTGAGGTTGGTCTTTAGCCATTCCAACTAAGATGAAAATTCTTAAACTTTTAGAGACCTTCACTGTTTGGTGAAGGAGGAAGGTTCAAAGAATTTTATTTctcgaaaaaaaaagaaaaaagaaaaaagaaaaaaagaaaaaagaaagaaaaagaacttgGTCTGTGTGATGTTGAAAAGTTTGAAGCTTGCTTGGGAAGGTCTAGCTTTGCTTTGGATGGAGGACAACACTTCACTGATGCGCTTTGGCATGCTATATTACTTATCTATGGAATTGTTTGGATGGAGTGGTACACTACCGTATTGCACTACAGCTTGAAgtctttatttaatttattttcatttagttCCTTTTTGTGACTTTTTAATAGAGCTACTCTAGTTTCTTGTTAGTGTTGcacaagagaaagagaaggcTATTGTTTGAATTGAGCAATGCCCCTTTTTTCTCTTCCCAATTCTATACCTTGATTATGAATAAAGTCTACTATcatttcctctcaaaaaaaaaaaaaaaaaaaatccactactACAATTATACaaacttttttcccctttgttcTTCATCCTACATGTCTCTCCATCTTTAATtaccattttctctttcttcttcgaattctaaaaaaaaaaaaaaaatcctacacaTTTGTTCCCATAATCCCACTAATTTCAAAAGAAGGCAATTACTCAAAACTCAACTAGGAAGGTATGAACATACcatttgtttataataaaattcattatattgctttctctttctctttatctcGCTTTCTCTAATTGTTCCAACAAAAGAGAGCCTGATCGCATGCGCAAAATGCATGTGATGTGGCTAGtgtgtacacacacacatatatatcttTTCAAGTTACtctactaaatatatatttttattgggtgcgagttttaataaattcattgttaaattagattttttttttccttatcctTTACATgcttaaaatatttcaaaataatttgaaatcaataattatgttataGATCAAATGtctaaattttaagtttttaaaattaaaattctgtTTAAAAGATggatttttaaatcaaataataaataatattcgattgacaCAAAACTTAGCATGCAAAttaagaacatgaagaacatataaTCCAACAATGATAATTCTGAaagattaatttattaaaaaattattagatgaTATAATTTTGCTTAAAGTTATACCAAGCCGCAGAATGTAATAGCCCAACCAATATTTATGAATTCAATACTTAAATTTCAACTTCTATTTGAtacaataaaaggaaaataaaaaataaaaaattcagcgTATAATTTCAACAGTTATTGCAAattttgataactcaattcttagtttccataactcataactcaaaaatggtgggacccatagcaaaaaggttgtttggcaaacgataactctgtttccattaCTCAATTCTCCGATTtttaagttatgagttatggaaactgaaaacatattttgactgttttcagtttccataactcataactcaatgacatttccgtaaataaacacacatagAGGGACCCatagccgcaacttttgaccaccttttgactttttttttttttttttttcacttgttcggtcttcagttctggttttttttttttttttttagctttggtgagtttgggtactgaaagaaagaaaaaaaaaaaaaaagttgcatcGGCTGACAGGTATggcccacaaatagtgtgaaaaatattgagtgatggaaattgggtGATGATGGTAAAcggatgtgaaaaattgagtgatgagtgatgagttatgagtgatggaaattgagtgatagAAATTGATCCAAAAAGTGAAGCCAAACAGCCCTAAACAGCCCCTTattgtttcatttcaagaactAAAATTACACCTGGACTAAACTTTTCAGCCCAAAACGTTGATGCAGGGGTTGATTGATACAAAACCGGGCCAGCTATTGTTTTGAGACCCGCTCCCATTCAAACCGGGCCCATAACCCGGCCTCGCCCCTTTTTCCTTTCCAAACGAACTCGCTCAGAGcagaattcaaaaagagagtAGCAGCAGGCAGCAGCGAGCAGCAAGCAAGAACCGAAACGACGGCGTAGTAgcaagaaaacacaaaaaacacagaAAACGACAATGTCGCATTTCTGGAAGCCCGGCACCGAGAAGCCTCGCATGGTCGACGACGAAGAAGGTGGAGTTCTGTTCTTGTCCACCGTtgcctcttcctcttcctcttcggGATTCGGCTATGGAAGCATGGAAAAGCAGAGGCAGAGGCTTCCCGTGTATAAATACCGCACCGCGATTCTGTATTTGGTTGAAACTCACGCCACTTCTATTATCGTTGGCGAGACTGGCAGTGGCAAAACCACTCAGATTCCTCAggttcactttctttttttccctttgcttATTTTTATAGTAACAGTGAATTCAATATGTTGATGGTTATTTTTTGGTGAGAAATTGGCAGTACCTTAAAGAAGCAGGTTGGGCTGATGGTGGGCGTGTTATTGCTTGCACTCAACCTAGGCGTTTGGCTGTCCAGGTTATTTACTTGTTGattattgtggttttgtttctgttttatAAGATTGATTATTCAATTATCTGAAAAGTACTTGATTTTATTGAAGAATGATGGTGTAATTTTAGAAGTAGTGTCTGTTAGGAaatggtaaattcaaattatgggtaaaatactattttggtctctaaattttaaactttaattaagTTCTTTGttcatccttaaactttgtaaagaatttttttcaatagtacaggaatgaaaaaagatattttttaaatgtttaagtacagaaataaaatatttttaatagtttagagacGAAAAATAAACTTCTTAAAGTTTAGGGTTGAGCAACGAACTTTTGgtaaagtttagggactaaaattgtTTTTACCTTTGAATCATTTAGTCAAAATTTTGGCACTTTACTCACATGTGGGGCTCAAACTCTACCTTAATAAGTGGGTCCCAATATATggcatttttaactttttatatggGAATTATAGTAGAGACATGGTTCGAACTgatggtccatttggattgagggggagtagagtagatttggCCCAAAATTAGTCTATTTTTAGCCAACTGTACTCTACTCTCCTCCACTCCTCATCTTTCTCctttcaatccaaacggaccctaaggaTCACATGCTTTTATACCATGATAGATTGTTAGTTATGGTAAGAGCTTAAACTTTTCAGAATTGgtgtatttaataatttaacctaTATTATTTACACCAAACAATCAAAATGAGAAATGAGAAAGGATCTTCATCAatgaaacttcaaaaaaaaaaacttcttttcaGTGAGGTCCTTCTTGCATTGCATCATGACAATAATCAAATCGTAGCATCTATTGGTCAAACTATCTATATTGTTTATGCATGATAATGTTATGCCTAATTAAGGAGTGCAGTTGGAATAGTGTGTATGTGCATCATGACATACTAGTTCATTGGCTGAGCAGGGGAGGGAGTATGGGTATGCTACTATTTCTATTGTGCTATAGCAACCTTTAATCTTTTTGCTTCATCTGGTGGGAGATAAAAAGGTAACTTTGATAGGATAAATAGGATAGGATAGGATGCATGATGCCTAATGCATGATTCTCAACAGAAGTCCTCAAGAAGGAGAGCGTATCTTCATAAATGTGCAGAAATTCAAGGAAAGCTTATTCTTTGCAATTAAGTTCGGACTTTCTAGTTTGAACATTTAACATCAGTATTACCATATGAGAGGGTGTTTGCTTATAAATATTTGCTATATTGCTTCATAGTCAGTTGCTGCAAGGGTGGCTGAAGAGATGGGGATCAAGCTTGGAGAGGAAGTTGGCTACACAATTCGATTTGAAGATCTTACAAATACAGTGAGACCTTTCtactttcttttcaagctcTCACTAAATCTTTTATAGGATAATCTTCTGTTGTGATAAGAGCATAATCTACATCAGAATGCTGTATCTTGCACatatcatatgatttttagaaaatttctGGTGTTTTAAACTAGAATTTGTGCAAcagcttttgttgttttttagtTCCTTGTCATGACTGCTGAGAATTTCCATGGTTTGGCAGCACAGAATACAACCATGATCAAGTTTCTAACAGATGGGGTGTTACTGAGGGAAATGATGGATGATCCTCTTTTGACCAAGTATAGGTATTGAGTACACTTctagaaatttttattattctccttCATGTTTTCAGCCCATCTTTAAACTCAATCTACTTATGTTCCCTTGTTCCTTATGTATTGGttctgtaaaaaaaatttggttcttAAGATTAACTTATGTTGGTCAGTTTTAGCTGGTCTGCAAACGCTCATACATGTGCATTAAGATTTTACATGCaaaaaccaactactaaaattagcgatgaaaaaaaattatttgattgatTGTCGCTTGCACTTGCTTGTTAGTCCAGAAAGTAAcaataatttattagtttactttttcctttttgtgacCAATTCTAACTAAtctattgaggatccatagctgaCCCCATAAATTTGGGATTAAGGCTAGTTGTTGTTGTATACTATGTTCAGCAAAACTATAATTGTCTGTCTTTTTAATAACTGTTGTTATAAATGTTGTTGTATTATTTATAATCATATTATTTCCGTAATATTTTCCCCTTCAATTTCTCTACTGTTTCAGTGTCATAATGGTTGATGAGGCTCATGAAAGGTCCATTTCAACTGACATATTACTTGGTCTACTAAAAAAGGTACCAcaagaaattttgaaaactaaaaactgtaaaattccccccccccccccccccccccacattttttttcttgagtttaTAACCTTTTTGtacattttattattacttaCTTCCAGATTCAACGCCGTCGACCTGAGCTGCGCCTGATTATTTCCTCTGCTACAATTGAAGCAAAATCAATGTCTGCTTTCTTCCAAGCCAGGTTTTCTTCTAAGACTTAGAGTGAAGTTAGATTCTGCACTGGCTTGCTTTGGTTTCTGTTGCCATGGTTCTGGTTTACAACAAATATTCCAGTTAACTAGGtggaattttaatttcttgtcCAATCCACCCCAAAGAAAATCCCTTAGAATATTCTTTCAATCTTCTTGCCACACCTACAGATAGTGggaatagagataaaaaaaagttgGGCTAGATAGTGAACTTTTGATAAGAGTGAGTCTCCTCCTTTTTGATGAGTGCTATTTCTTCCAGCCAGCCAGTTGACTATGTTTTCTCTCTATAATGGGATCCTAGGTTTGTCTTGCCTTGAAGTGAGCTCCAAAAGGCATATCCAAGTATTACATAGGAAGGGATGAAACATGACATCCAAGATCACTTGTAAACTCATCAACGCTTAGAACTTCTCTAATTGGCACAAGTTCAGATATTCTCAAACTAATCCTTTTCTATAATTTTCCATATTTTCCtttccaattaaaattttttttctacaactCATTTTTACGAACTAGGGCAGGTTCCACTCATTTTATGTTTTAGTAGAATCCAAATATgcaggttttttttatttttttattttttatttattttttatttttaaattctaatgtTAAGATCATATTTAGtgccaatttatttattaatccccttaaaaaattaagtaattaataCCCTAGAGTCAATGATCTAACCTTAAAATCCAAAAGTCCATCAAAGTATGATATTTTACACAATCAAATGAATCAATTGACTTAAATGCTTCTAATCTTGTAAAATCCCTAATTTCTAAAACCCTAGACTatagaaattttaagaaattagaGTGATTAGGAAGAAATTCGTGCCTTTGAGACACTTCAATGATCTTGGCTACAAAGATTCAACCTTTACTCTTCTACCCTTGTAACTCATAAGAAAGACCCTCTCTAGAGTACTCTATGAGTGTACACCCATTTTGATGAGTTTGGTAACTTACAGGGGTAATTaactatatttttctaaaagaaaatagatattattattttttgatagttaagaaattttttctgaaaaaaaGACTACTTCATGTACAACGGACATGAAGAATCATAAAGAATTAcaataagaaaaaattgtataaaaaaatgtgGGGGCTCTATGAACAACACTATGGAATTACTATTCAGAAAACCCCATGTGCGAGACCAATAATATAAGGAACTAGTGAAGGTTGCTAACAACTGAACCCTTGTACTTTTCACATCTTTGTAAGTGTGTTGATTGCATTCCATCCATATAGTTCACATCAAACATAATAGAACAAGGTACAAAATATTTGGTGAATGATTACAAAATCAATTCCTCCATTTAAACATAAGGTCGATGACCTTTTTCAATAAaacccttttgttttttgattagtaagtaaattttactaatcaaaaaaagaaacaaaaacctGTTCTTAGGCAGTGTACTAGAAATGTATCAAGATTACAAAATATTATAAGAATCCAAAAAATCTAGTAAACTAGAGAAGGGATGACCATTCAAAGTAGCCCACTCATATAAAGTGTAAAGGGGTCCTATTTAGTACTATAGATTTTTAGAGTACCTAGATAACTTTTGAGTTCTTGTTAaccttttttgtatttttattttttccctgcTTGGGTTTTTCCTTTGTGTACTTCCTGTGTGCTAGGGTTGTGCCCCTTTTGCACTTTTCTTTAATGGatattattacttataaaaaaagttCCTGTGAGCTATAAGAttctttttattgtattttattggCTCTTGGCTTgtacaaaaagttattaagtgAAAGTAAAAGTATGCTAGTTGTTACTGCCAAAGCGTGCTTCCTATTGTTATTTTTCATATGCTTTCATTAATACATGTTATCACCTTCATCATATTCTTGTATAGgttcatatttttttgttccaaaattatcttgattttcctttttttgttgcCTCAACTTAGGTTGACCAACAGTAATTGTTTTCCTTAGTATGTGGCCAACAAACATATTGTCTTTTTTGACTAtctgaattgaaaaaaattattattattatttttctgtaACTAGCAAAAGGCGTCGAGGATTAGAAGGTGAGGAGCTTGGACCAAGGATGGAACCTGCGATCCTATCAGTTGAGGTATACTGTACTGCcattttatctctctctctctgcccaCCCTCCTTCCTGGTTTTTCTAATTTGGAATGGCAATtcatttaatcattatttttgttacagAACTACAGTAGTTTTCTTCAGGTAACATTATGATTTCTTATGGATATAAAATTGATATATCATTGTAATCTGCTTAACTTTTAGGGTAGAGGGTTTAATGTACAAATTCATTTTGCTGAGGAGCCTGTTTCGGACTATGTTCAGGGTGTTGTTTCAACAGTATTATCAATTCATAATCAGGTACTCATAATTTTCttaagatctctctctctctctctctctctctctttctctctctctctttagtccctttctctctctatcttgcTATCTTTATATTTTGGATTGGTAAGTCACACATGCACCCAGTGAGTCTTGAACCTAAAATCTCACTTATGCCTGTTTTTATTGGGGAGGAAGTGCAAATTTTAGCTAGAGCTTATTAGCTTTAAGGATTTCTAGTACACTTGCTGCATACTAGAGtgtccctttcaaaaaaaaaaaaaaaaaaaaaaaggaaggaaaaaaagcAGAAAAAGTACATGTTCCAATTTAGATGTCTAACCAGCTCTCTTTCCTTCTTAAAGATCCTTGATTCTTTGCATTTGCTAGTTTTTCCTCCTCTGGTGCCTTAGGTGCGCCCTTCGTGTAAGCTTCATGTCCTTTGGTGGTGCTGCCTTGGAATGATTCCAAATAAATTCCTAACTGAAATTGTATGGTGTAACCCCTTGCTACTTCATACACTAAGTTGTAGCATCGATTTGATCTACCATTACATCACATATGCAGCAGATCTACATTGAATCTGTGCTAGTGACATATGCTTAGGGTGATGCTCCTACAGCAAGGAACTACATAAGAAAGGTCATAACTAAACTGTAAACTGGAGGAACCAAATTGTTTTCTCCCCACAATgcattaatctttaattttacaAATGAACTGTACTGTGGATTGACTTCCTTACCAAGGATTCATAAGTCCTctgaacttttttatttatttattattatttttattgaatgaaTTGTAAATTGATGTACCATGTTATATTCCCTGAAAGCTTGTTTCTTCTTTATTGACCATAGTTATTTATCGGTGTCCATGTCCATGTGTTTCCCAGCTGCGACTATACATAGAACCTTGTAGGCAatggtttcatttttttttttttttggtggaagttactaataaaaaaattattgtgaaagttGATGAGAtgctgcgtttttttttttttcttcctagtTGAGGATTGCCTTCTTAATATGCGTAGAGTGGTATATTGTTTCATGAATATTTATCGTCTAAATTGTATTTGTTGCTTTTAGGAACCCATGGGTGATATTCTGGTATTTCTTACTGGTCGAGATGATATTGATACTGCTGTCAAGTTGCTTAATGAGGAAGCTCAAAGCAATGGAAAGAAATCTTCAGGTTCGAATGACAAAGCAGTTATGTCTAGACTTTGTAGTTTCTACATGTATACATCCTAAAGTAGTTGTAATTTGCTGAAATACACACACAAGCTATATTTATAATGTGTACATGTTTGTGTCTATATGCAATCATGCGGccatgtgtatgtgtgtgtgtctgtatGTTGTGATTTATTAGATGCTCCATGATTTGTAGATGGTTCTGTATTTATTAAATACAATTGAGGTTTTGTGTCATAATATTGTAACTGATCCACATCCTCTGTTGGTATTgtccatttattattattattttgcttccTCACTCTTCCTTTGATTGGTATTCACATGATCATATTACAATACATGATACCATGGTTCATGAACCACCGGAATTGACTTGTATTAACAAAGAACAGGGGAGCTTGCTCTTTGCACTGCTTCACTGCtttaagtttgattttattGAGTTGGCAGTATTACATGTTTATCTTGTAGATTAGTATTTAAGATTATATTCTATTAGACATAACCAAAATCATTATGAAAAGTTTTGTTGGACATTATCATGAGTCAATCTACCTTTTCAGGATTAATTGTTTTGCCTTTGTACTCGGGACTCTCACGTGCGGAGCAGGTTAGTAATATATCAATATGGTATCTGGGTGCAATAAACTGATTTCTATGGAGTCTTTGTTTGTCAAATTTCTGATTCACTGACTATCTTTTTGCTTTCCATAAGGAGTTGATTTTTACTCCAACTCCTAGAGGGAAAAGGAAAGTAGTGATATCAACAAATATAGCAGAGACATCGTTAACTTTGGAGGTAACATCTCTGCCCTCTAGAGCAGTTTTTGTTGGATGTGATTAGTTAAAAGCAACCAGGAAGTGCATTGTCATCCAACCTTATGCTTCTATTATGTGCAGGGAATTGTGTATGTTGTTGATAGTGGGTTCTCAAAACAGCGATTCTACAATCCGGTAACGAATTTGTTGTtggaatgtttaaatttatGTAGTTGTACTTGTATGATTAGTTCTCATACTCGCATCATATCTTGAATGTTTCACCTTGCAAAATTGTTTCTTGTAAATGTATCAATCTTGCCAACTCCACTTGTGTCTATGATTGagtgttgtatttttttctcacaaccaaTTCCAGGCTTGGACAAAGGAGTGTTGCATTAGGTTGATGAGCAGCGTAAAATTGTCACTTTTCATGATTGGATCCTATATAGATATGTGTTAGGGTGTCCCCTATTAGGAATGTGTTGCATTAGATTCCCATATGTAATGACATGTGGGTTAGGGTTAACTAGGGTGTTACCTGTAAGCGACACACTACATAGGCACTTGGGTGTACTGAGAAATGGGCAAGGTTCCCTTACATTGGTGAATGCTTTTGGATAGACAAGTTAATCCAGGAGAATAGGATTTGTATAAACACTTGGAATATAGGATATTTAATAGGGAAATTAATGGAAATAGTAGATACTATAATTAGGAGGAGAATAAATATGGTGTGCTTGCAAGAAATTAAGTGGATAGGGGATTAATATAAAGGAATTgaacatacatatataaattatggtcttcaagaaaagataaaaataggTATGGAGTAGAGATAATCATGGATAAAATTCCTTAAGAAGTTGTTGAGATTAGGAGGataagagagaatttttttaataaaacttatcCTAGGAGAAGAAACAATTAACATAGTGCATATGCTTCTCAAATAGGGTTGGAAGAAGCCATTAAGCAAAAGTTTTGGAAGGACAGAGATGAACTGATTCAAGGGGTACCAAATGGGGAAGTGTTTTTATTGGAGGAGACTTGAATGGTCATGTTGGAAAAGATAGTAGTGATTTTAAAAGAATGAGTTAGGAGATGCTATTTTTGACTTTGCAATGGCATACGATCCGATATTGGTAAATACTTGGTTCAAGAAGATTCACACTTAATTCCTCCTTTAAAAGTGGGACAAACGTTGGCCAAATAGATTTTCATCGTTACTTGAAAAGTTGATCGTAGATATTACAAAGATTGCAAGACTAGAAGAGAGCATAACCCATAACCAATCAACATAGGTTGGTGGGACTAGATATTTGTATTAGAAGATGTTGGAAAATAAGAGAAATTTGACATGGAAATCCAAGATTTAAATGGTGGGGTTTGAATGAAGAGAAACAAgttatttttaaagatagaaTGATCAAAGAAGGTAAGTAGGGCCTAGATGAAGCTCTTGAAAAGATGTGGAATGAAATCAAAGGTTTTATTAAAAGAGTGGCTAAGGAAGTATTTGGAGAATTGAAAGGACAAGGAGTACCAACTAAGGCCTAAGGAGATTTGGTGGTGGAATGAGGATGTGCAAGTAACCCTTAAATTAATGAGAGAGTTATAGAAGCTTGCCTAGATGTAGAGACAATGCCACATATAAAAGTATAAAGTGGACTGGGTTGCAGTGTTAGgctttcgtttttttttttcaattcatctTTTTATGGACTTTTGTACTTTACGCATTTGATTTGTATTGTCCTTGATGTACTTCCTGTATACTTAGGTGACacccttctttttttaattattttttattacttatataatttttttttttataaagtgtTGCAGATGGAAGCAATAAAGGCTATTCGGGAGGCTAGATTTTACGCTTATGATGAGATGTATATCAAGTTTGGGGATGATGGATTGAGAAAAGAATATTTATAAACTTGCTATGACAGGGGAAATGAGAACAAGAAACTTGGAGTTTATCAAGTTGCATTAAGGATGAAGATCAAAAGAGTGTTAGTAAAGAAATATGGAAGAGTTGATATGATTTTTAATGGATTTTATACAAGAAATTCAATTGAGGATGGTAAACATaggtttgttaaaaaaattagtatgaTCAAAATAAATGACACATTGAGGAGATTGAAAACGGGAAAAACTGTACTCCTTGAATTTTGGAAGTGTTTAGGTGATGAGTATAGGATTGTTAAAAAAGCTTGTCAATAAGATCTTAAGTGTTAACAAAGTGCCTAGTTAGTGGAGGAAAGATAATTTTATACCTATATACAAGAACAAACAACATCAAAAATATACAAATTGTCGTGGAATTTAGCTTATGAGTCGCACTATGAAACTTTGAGAAATGGTGATTGCAATTGAATCTAGTCAAAGAAAAGGTACAACAATATTGGATAATCAATTTGGTTTTATACTTGGGTTACCATGGAAGCAATGAGATCTCCATATAGTTCTTATTGACCAAGTGAAAGTGTATGATAAAGCACTTTAAAGGTTTTGTGACAGGTTTTAGAAAAGAATAGAGTTTCTCTAAAGTATATTAAGGGTAAGGATATTTATTTGACTGAGTTGTAACTAATGGGAGAACAAGTGAAAGAATCACAAGTGGGTTTCCTATCACAATAGGTTTGCATCAAAGACCCCACTTTAAGTCCATATTTCTTTGTGTTGGTTATGGATGAACTTATTATATAcattcaagaatcaagatgaaGTCTCTTGGTGTATGTTTTTTTGTAGATGATACAGTCTTAGTGGATAAAACTAGATGCAgagtcaatgtaaagttggaagtATGGAGGGATGCTTTAGAATCTAAAGGTTTTAGGTTAAGTAGGTCTAAAACAGAGTACATAAAGTGTAAGTCTAGTAAAAGGAGAAATAAAGAATTCAAGATGAATGGGTTGTAAAACTTGATAGCTAAGAGATACCAAAGAAGGGGGAGTAGCTTGAGATGGTTTGGTTATGTGCAAAGGAGATCGATTAATGCATGAGTGAGGAAGAATGGTTTGATTCAAGTCAAGGGATCGAAAAGAGATAGAAGACCTAAAATAACGTTAGTAGTAGTAGAAAAGGACATGTTAATTAAGGAAGTTACAACAATTATGATTTTGGAACTGAGAGAatgatggaaaaaaataaacgtGGTTGATATTGATTAGTTTATAGAGAATCCATTGCTGGTCCCAAAAGTTTTAATAATAAGGCTTTGTTTTTGTAACATGTCCTATAGCTTTGGAGCTATGGAATATGGTGTCCCGCTATTTGGCCtccattgggttatgccaatgACAGTCATTGAAATGTTTGCGGCTTGGCAGGGGTCTTTCGGGATGCATAGAAATATTTCTTTTTGGAAGGCTGTGCCACATTGCATTATGTGGTGTCTTTGGCAAGAACGGAATTCCAGAAGTTTTGACGGATGTGAACAGAATATCCTAGAAATTAAAGTCTTCTTCTGTCCGTATTTTTTTGGATTGGAGTGCTGGTTTTCTCTCTTACACTTGTTTGATCATTGTATTTTGAATTGATTGTACTTCTCTTTTAGCACACCACCGGTgtactaggtttttttttttttggtaataaaatttt contains:
- the LOC126726123 gene encoding probable pre-mRNA-splicing factor ATP-dependent RNA helicase DEAH9 isoform X3 codes for the protein MSHFWKPGTEKPRMVDDEEGGVLFLSTVASSSSSSGFGYGSMEKQRQRLPVYKYRTAILYLVETHATSIIVGETGSGKTTQIPQYLKEAGWADGGRVIACTQPRRLAVQSVAARVAEEMGIKLGEEVGYTIRFEDLTNTNTTMIKFLTDGVLLREMMDDPLLTKYSVIMVDEAHERSISTDILLGLLKKIQRRRPELRLIISSATIEAKSMSAFFQASKRRRGLEGEELGPRMEPAILSVEGRGFNVQIHFAEEPVSDYVQGVVSTVLSIHNQEPMGDILVFLTGRDDIDTAVKLLNEEAQSNGKKSSGLIVLPLYSGLSRAEQELIFTPTPRGKRKVVISTNIAETSLTLEGIVYVVDSGFSKQRFYNPISDIENLVVAPISKASARQRAGRAGRVRPGKCYRLYTEEYFVNEMSAEGIPEMQRSNLVSCVIQLKALGIDNILGFDWPASPSPEAMIRALEVLYSLGVLDDDAKLTSPAGFQVAEIPLEPMISKMILSSNELGCSEEILTVAAILSIQSIWVSGRGVQKELDEAKLRFAAAEGDHVTFLNVYKGFLQSGKSSQWCHKNHVNYQAMKKVIEIRGQLRRIAQRLGIVLKSCEGDMKAFSHSGMYKTVRGSQEVYIHPSSVLFRVNPKWVIFHSLVSTDRQYMRNVISIDPSWLREAAPHFYQHQPHNAIGH
- the LOC126726123 gene encoding probable pre-mRNA-splicing factor ATP-dependent RNA helicase DEAH9 isoform X1, translated to MSHFWKPGTEKPRMVDDEEGGVLFLSTVASSSSSSGFGYGSMEKQRQRLPVYKYRTAILYLVETHATSIIVGETGSGKTTQIPQYLKEAGWADGGRVIACTQPRRLAVQSVAARVAEEMGIKLGEEVGYTIRFEDLTNTNTTMIKFLTDGVLLREMMDDPLLTKYSVIMVDEAHERSISTDILLGLLKKIQRRRPELRLIISSATIEAKSMSAFFQASKRRRGLEGEELGPRMEPAILSVEGRGFNVQIHFAEEPVSDYVQGVVSTVLSIHNQEPMGDILVFLTGRDDIDTAVKLLNEEAQSNGKKSSGLIVLPLYSGLSRAEQELIFTPTPRGKRKVVISTNIAETSLTLEGIVYVVDSGFSKQRFYNPISDIENLVVAPISKASARQRAGRAGRVRPGKCYRLYTEEYFVNEMSAEGIPEMQRSNLVSCVIQLKALGIDNILGFDWPASPSPEAMIRALEVLYSLGVLDDDAKLTSPAGFQVAEIPLEPMISKMILSSNELGCSEEILTVAAILSIQSIWVSGRGVQKELDEAKLRFAAAEGDHVTFLNVYKGFLQSGKSSQWCHKNHVNYQAMKKVIEIRGQLRRIAQRLGIVLKSCEGDMKAVRKAVTAGFFANACRLEAFSHSGMYKTVRGSQEVYIHPSSVLFRVNPKWVIFHSLVSTDRQYMRNVISIDPSWLREAAPHFYQHQPHNAIGH